From one Cyanobacterium stanieri PCC 7202 genomic stretch:
- a CDS encoding RNAse III (PFAM: RNase3 domain; Double-stranded RNA binding motif~TIGRFAM: ribonuclease III, bacterial~COGs: COG0571 dsRNA-specific ribonuclease~InterPro IPR000999:IPR001159:IPR011907~KEGG: cyc:PCC7424_2664 ribonuclease III~PFAM: ribonuclease III; double-stranded RNA binding domain protein~PRIAM: Ribonuclease III~SMART: ribonuclease III; double-stranded RNA binding domain protein~SPTR: Ribonuclease III;~TIGRFAM: ribonuclease III): protein MTITDPRRRIELQKLLKKLGLIDLSKVNWTLLDTALTHPSVSQKNNYEQLEFVGDAVVRLAAAELLKETYPHLPVGEYAAIRSVIVSDRFLAEVAEQYGVEMYLLITPNVRGDRMGRISRLADAFEAILGALYESTKTMELIRYWLDPILSEKAAQVHADPARQNYKDALQEWTQRVHKSLPTYIVQEHRLNKGEENERFLAQVWLKDQMLGEGRGATKKASHQAAAKQAFYAFVNQDNISSSPKK from the coding sequence ATGACAATAACTGATCCTCGTCGTCGCATAGAGTTACAAAAATTATTAAAAAAATTAGGTTTAATCGATCTGTCAAAAGTTAACTGGACATTACTAGATACAGCCCTAACTCATCCCAGCGTTTCCCAAAAAAATAATTACGAACAATTAGAATTTGTTGGTGATGCCGTGGTGAGATTAGCCGCCGCCGAATTACTCAAAGAAACCTATCCCCATTTACCTGTGGGAGAATATGCCGCCATTCGCTCCGTAATTGTGAGCGATCGCTTTTTAGCCGAAGTTGCCGAACAGTATGGCGTAGAAATGTATTTACTCATTACCCCCAATGTAAGGGGCGATCGCATGGGGCGCATATCCCGTCTAGCCGATGCCTTTGAAGCCATCCTCGGGGCTTTATATGAAAGTACCAAAACCATGGAATTGATTCGCTACTGGCTCGACCCCATCCTATCAGAAAAAGCCGCTCAGGTTCACGCTGACCCAGCCAGACAAAACTATAAGGATGCCCTACAAGAATGGACTCAAAGGGTGCATAAATCATTACCCACCTACATTGTCCAAGAACATCGTCTGAATAAAGGGGAAGAAAATGAGCGTTTCTTGGCACAGGTATGGTTAAAAGATCAAATGTTAGGAGAAGGTAGAGGTGCCACCAAAAAAGCATCCCACCAAGCCGCCGCTAAACAGGCATTTTATGCCTTTGTCAATCAAGACAACATTTCCTCTAGTCCCAAAAAATAG
- a CDS encoding chaperone protein DnaK (PFAM: Hsp70 protein~TIGRFAM: chaperone protein DnaK~COGs: COG0443 Molecular chaperone~InterPro IPR018181:IPR013126:IPR012725:IPR001023~KEGG: cyc:PCC7424_2959 molecular chaperone DnaK~PFAM: Heat shock protein 70~SPTR: Chaperone protein DnaK;~TIGRFAM: chaperone protein DnaK) — translation MGKVVGIDLGTTNSCVAVMEGGKPVVIANAEGFRTTPSVVAYAKNGDRLVGQIAKRQGVMNPENTFYSVKRFIGRRQDEVTNETTEVSYKVLNVNGNVKLDCPSQGKQFAPEEISAQVLRKLVEDASKYLGETVTEAVITVPAYFNDSQRQATKDAGKIAGIEVKRIINEPTAASLAYGLDKKSNETILVFDLGGGTFDVSVLEVGDGVFEVLATSGDTHLGGDDFDKKIVDFLAEDFKGKEGIDLRKDKQALQRLTEAAEKAKIELSNVSQADINLPFITATQDGPKHLELSLTRAKFEEICADLIDRCAIPVQNALKDAKLSPSDIDEVVLVGGSTRIPAVKEVVKKVLGKDPNQTVNPDEVVAVGAAIQGGVLSGEVKDILLLDVTPLSLGVETLGGVMTKIIPRNTTIPTKKSETFSTAVDGQSNVEIHVLQGEREFSKDNKSLGTFRLDGIPPAPRGVPQIEVTFDIDANGILHVTAKDKGTGKEQSISITGASTLPDEDVERMVKEAEANAAADKEKREGIERKNQADSLVYQAEKQLGELGDKVSADDKAKADGLIADLKDAVAKEDDEKIKTVMPELQQVLYTIGTNVYQQSADAAAPGGAPGPDASAPNNDGDDVIDAEFSEEDK, via the coding sequence ATGGGAAAAGTAGTAGGTATAGATTTAGGTACAACCAACTCCTGTGTGGCAGTAATGGAAGGGGGTAAACCCGTTGTTATTGCTAACGCAGAGGGTTTTAGAACAACTCCTTCCGTGGTCGCCTATGCCAAAAATGGCGATCGCCTCGTAGGACAAATTGCTAAACGTCAAGGGGTAATGAACCCTGAGAACACCTTTTATTCAGTAAAACGTTTCATTGGTAGAAGACAAGACGAAGTAACCAACGAAACCACCGAAGTATCATACAAAGTATTAAACGTAAACGGTAACGTAAAATTAGATTGTCCCTCCCAAGGCAAACAATTTGCCCCCGAAGAAATTTCTGCCCAAGTATTACGTAAGTTAGTAGAAGACGCTAGTAAATACCTTGGCGAAACCGTTACCGAGGCAGTAATCACCGTTCCTGCATACTTCAACGACTCCCAACGTCAAGCCACCAAAGACGCAGGTAAAATCGCAGGGATCGAAGTAAAACGGATTATCAACGAACCCACCGCAGCCTCCCTAGCCTATGGTTTAGATAAAAAAAGTAACGAAACCATCCTCGTATTTGACTTAGGTGGTGGTACCTTTGACGTATCCGTATTAGAAGTAGGAGACGGTGTATTTGAAGTATTAGCCACCTCTGGGGATACCCATTTAGGGGGAGACGACTTCGATAAAAAAATCGTGGACTTCCTCGCCGAGGACTTCAAAGGAAAAGAAGGTATCGATTTACGTAAAGACAAACAAGCCTTACAACGCTTAACCGAAGCCGCTGAAAAAGCTAAAATCGAACTTTCCAACGTATCTCAAGCAGATATTAACCTTCCTTTCATCACCGCCACCCAAGATGGTCCCAAACACTTAGAACTATCTTTAACTAGAGCTAAATTTGAAGAAATTTGTGCTGATCTTATTGATCGTTGTGCTATCCCCGTCCAAAACGCCCTCAAAGACGCTAAATTAAGCCCTAGCGACATTGACGAGGTGGTATTGGTAGGTGGTTCTACCCGTATTCCTGCGGTTAAGGAAGTGGTTAAAAAAGTGTTAGGTAAAGATCCTAACCAAACTGTTAACCCTGATGAAGTGGTAGCAGTAGGTGCCGCTATCCAAGGGGGTGTATTATCTGGGGAAGTTAAGGACATCCTCCTATTAGACGTTACCCCCCTATCCTTGGGTGTGGAAACCCTCGGCGGTGTAATGACCAAAATTATTCCTAGGAATACCACCATCCCCACCAAAAAATCTGAAACCTTCTCCACTGCAGTAGATGGTCAAAGTAACGTAGAAATTCATGTCTTACAAGGGGAAAGAGAATTTTCCAAAGATAACAAGAGTTTGGGAACCTTCCGTTTAGATGGTATTCCTCCTGCACCCCGTGGCGTACCTCAAATTGAAGTAACCTTCGACATCGACGCTAACGGTATTCTCCATGTAACTGCCAAGGATAAAGGCACTGGTAAAGAGCAATCTATCAGTATTACAGGGGCTTCTACCTTACCCGATGAAGATGTGGAACGTATGGTGAAAGAAGCTGAAGCCAATGCCGCCGCTGATAAGGAAAAACGAGAGGGGATCGAACGTAAAAACCAAGCTGACTCCTTAGTATATCAAGCTGAAAAACAATTGGGAGAATTAGGCGATAAGGTTTCTGCGGACGATAAAGCTAAGGCTGATGGTTTAATAGCAGATCTCAAAGATGCGGTAGCCAAGGAAGATGATGAGAAAATTAAAACTGTAATGCCCGAATTACAACAAGTTCTCTATACCATCGGTACTAATGTTTATCAACAGTCTGCTGATGCTGCTGCTCCTGGGGGCGCTCCTGGGCCTGATGCTTCTGCACCTAACAATGATGGTGATGATGTTATCGATGCGGAGTTTTCTGAAGAAGATAAATAG
- a CDS encoding amino acid ABC transporter substrate-binding protein, PAAT family (PFAM: Ligand-gated ion channel; Bacterial extracellular solute-binding proteins, family 3~COGs: COG0834 ABC-type amino acid transport/signal transduction systems periplasmic component/domain~InterPro IPR001638:IPR013099:IPR001320:IPR003091~KEGG: ava:Ava_0989 ionotropic glutamate receptor~PFAM: extracellular solute-binding protein family 3; Ion transport 2 domain protein~SMART: extracellular solute-binding protein family 3; ionotropic glutamate receptor~SPTR: Bacterial extracellular solute-binding protein, family 3) produces the protein MFASKRINFRQIITTIISVKICILGTIIIPLKPSIAQENSNPLRVSTRPFPPFVFTEDNEQYSGFSIDLWDAIANKLELEYELYPEDNVQELLNSVIEGRADVSVAGISMTSEREQVIDFSHPFFDSGLNIMVSAENIPPWRIALSYILVPTLWVTIGVLCLFTILAAHIMWLFERKENHQMFPRNYWRGIWESFWWSVVTLVTVGYGDKTPTTAGGRIIATIWMFAGILLISYFTASISSSMTVDRLDSHIRGYHDLRGRAVGTVEGSTSVSFLRNISANVVPFDSIDSAYQALQDQDIEAVVYDEPVLLYLINENGDNNTRIVGNTFDVQSYAIVLPRGSNYRNEINRAILALRENGTYDEIYERWFGVDNSQP, from the coding sequence ATGTTTGCCTCTAAAAGAATAAATTTTCGACAGATAATTACTACAATTATCTCCGTCAAAATATGTATTTTAGGCACAATAATCATACCTCTAAAACCCTCAATAGCCCAAGAAAATAGCAATCCCCTAAGAGTCTCGACTCGCCCCTTTCCTCCTTTTGTTTTCACAGAAGATAATGAACAATATTCAGGGTTTAGCATTGACTTATGGGATGCCATTGCCAATAAACTGGAATTAGAATATGAACTATATCCAGAGGACAATGTTCAAGAATTACTAAACTCTGTCATTGAAGGTAGGGCTGATGTATCCGTAGCGGGAATTTCTATGACATCAGAAAGGGAGCAAGTCATTGATTTTTCCCATCCTTTTTTTGATTCGGGATTAAATATCATGGTATCAGCGGAAAATATTCCCCCTTGGAGAATTGCCCTGAGTTATATTCTCGTACCAACCCTTTGGGTAACTATTGGGGTTTTATGTCTATTTACCATTTTGGCAGCTCATATAATGTGGCTGTTTGAAAGAAAAGAAAATCATCAAATGTTTCCTCGTAACTATTGGCGAGGTATCTGGGAATCTTTTTGGTGGTCTGTGGTAACTTTGGTAACAGTTGGCTATGGTGATAAAACTCCCACCACGGCAGGGGGGAGAATTATTGCTACTATTTGGATGTTTGCGGGTATATTGTTGATTTCCTACTTTACCGCTTCCATCAGTTCTTCTATGACTGTTGATCGATTAGATAGTCACATCCGAGGATACCATGATTTGAGAGGTCGAGCAGTGGGGACTGTGGAAGGCAGTACATCAGTTTCTTTTTTGAGAAATATATCAGCCAATGTTGTTCCTTTCGATAGTATTGATTCGGCGTATCAGGCTTTACAAGATCAAGATATTGAGGCGGTGGTTTATGATGAGCCTGTTTTACTATATCTGATCAATGAAAATGGGGATAATAATACTCGTATTGTTGGTAATACTTTCGATGTCCAAAGTTATGCCATTGTTCTGCCGAGGGGTAGTAACTACCGTAATGAGATTAATCGGGCAATTTTGGCTTTGCGAGAAAATGGAACCTATGATGAAATTTATGAGCGTTGGTTTGGTGTTGACAATTCCCAGCCTTAA
- a CDS encoding deoxyribose-phosphate aldolase (PFAM: DeoC/LacD family aldolase~TIGRFAM: deoxyribose-phosphate aldolase~COGs: COG0274 Deoxyribose-phosphate aldolase~InterPro IPR002915:IPR011343~KEGG: mar:MAE_61230 deoxyribose-phosphate aldolase~PFAM: deoxyribose-phosphate aldolase/phospho-2-dehydro-3-deoxyheptonate aldolase~PRIAM: Deoxyribose-phosphate aldolase~SPTR: Deoxyribose-phosphate aldolase;~TIGRFAM: deoxyribose-phosphate aldolase), translating to MVITAADVNIAEYIDHSLLNPSATIKDVELCCNQAIDCGFPVVCVYPVHVKRAVSLLHTQKIRVATVVGFPTGANTPGVKLHEAREATNYGATELDVVINLGWLKSGKLDWIHKEIASICEETGVTVKAILETTRLSDEEKQMAAEVCLDAGVSFLKTSTGWFGGATVEDVAFLHRISKGRVGIKASGGIKDLESAIALINAGATRLGTSKGVEIVRQQKENVDG from the coding sequence ATGGTAATCACTGCGGCGGATGTTAACATAGCTGAATATATAGATCATTCCCTACTCAATCCCTCGGCAACTATCAAGGATGTGGAATTGTGTTGTAATCAGGCCATTGATTGTGGTTTCCCTGTGGTATGTGTTTATCCTGTCCATGTCAAAAGGGCTGTTTCCCTGCTCCATACCCAAAAGATTAGGGTGGCGACGGTGGTAGGTTTTCCTACGGGGGCAAATACTCCGGGGGTGAAACTCCATGAAGCCCGGGAAGCGACTAATTATGGGGCTACGGAGTTGGACGTGGTAATCAATTTAGGCTGGTTAAAGTCTGGTAAATTGGACTGGATTCATAAGGAAATAGCATCCATTTGTGAGGAAACAGGGGTAACTGTTAAGGCGATTTTAGAAACCACTCGTTTGAGCGATGAAGAGAAGCAAATGGCGGCGGAAGTTTGTTTGGATGCGGGGGTTAGTTTCTTAAAAACCAGTACGGGTTGGTTTGGGGGAGCTACGGTGGAGGATGTGGCTTTTTTACATCGCATTAGCAAGGGAAGAGTCGGTATTAAGGCATCTGGGGGTATTAAGGATTTGGAAAGTGCGATCGCCCTTATCAATGCAGGGGCAACCCGTCTCGGTACTTCTAAGGGAGTAGAAATAGTTAGACAACAAAAGGAAAATGTAGATGGTTAG
- a CDS encoding hypothetical protein (KEGG: syp:SYNPCC7002_F0027 hypothetical protein~SPTR: Putative uncharacterized protein), with protein sequence MDITFNQALQKKLTKLAQITQKSEQQVIIEALEKHLETTQIPEKNCYDLALELGVIAAATDLPNDLSTNSDYFKLFLHLSNLYFSRTKKETLFTTSLE encoded by the coding sequence ATGGATATAACTTTTAATCAAGCACTACAAAAAAAATTAACAAAACTCGCCCAGATAACACAGAAATCTGAACAACAGGTAATAATAGAAGCCTTAGAAAAACATTTAGAGACAACACAAATCCCAGAAAAAAATTGTTATGATCTTGCTCTCGAATTAGGAGTTATTGCAGCGGCTACAGATTTACCAAATGACCTAAGCACAAACTCAGATTACTTTAAATTATTCCTACACTTGAGTAATTTGTATTTCTCAAGAACGAAAAAAGAGACGTTGTTTACAACGTCCCTTGAGTAA
- a CDS encoding hypothetical protein (PFAM: Protein of unknown function (DUF2973)~KEGG: cyt:cce_4730 hypothetical protein~SPTR: Putative uncharacterized protein): MLHLIYILAFTVIAFFAISNLIRSLITISGDSQRGSWTDTPRPMKKSQSYQAPHPELLDNNGDPVDEPLLVIRSVSVEDARQRLDSIYQSSPGQTRQPEEDS, encoded by the coding sequence ATGTTACATCTAATTTATATTCTAGCCTTTACTGTAATTGCTTTTTTTGCCATTAGCAATTTAATTCGTAGTCTAATAACTATCAGCGGTGACTCTCAGAGAGGTTCTTGGACTGATACCCCCCGACCTATGAAAAAATCCCAATCTTACCAAGCTCCTCATCCTGAATTATTGGACAATAATGGAGATCCCGTGGATGAGCCTTTATTGGTGATTCGGTCTGTTTCTGTAGAAGATGCCCGTCAAAGATTGGATTCTATATATCAGTCTTCTCCCGGACAAACCAGACAACCTGAAGAGGACAGTTAG
- a CDS encoding hypothetical protein (KEGG: cyp:PCC8801_4004 hypothetical protein~SPTR: Putative uncharacterized protein), giving the protein MTATIDDVWAILAEVTKKQAELVEAQKETKELLKQQSQETDRRFKETEQLLKQQSEETDRRFKETDRRFKQTDKQISRLSKEIGALGGRWGRFVENMVAPACETIFASRGIPVHQVSQRVKKKLDHKTLEIDILVTNENHVLAVEIKSSLSVEDVKEFIEDLKEFREFFPEYHQKQLYGAVAGIELEGGADKYAYRQGLYVLTQAGETVGIVNGDSFQPKSW; this is encoded by the coding sequence ATGACCGCAACCATTGACGATGTTTGGGCAATTTTAGCGGAAGTAACAAAAAAACAAGCTGAATTAGTAGAAGCTCAAAAAGAAACAAAAGAATTATTAAAACAACAATCTCAAGAAACAGATCGACGTTTTAAAGAAACAGAACAACTATTAAAACAACAATCCGAAGAAACAGATCGACGTTTCAAAGAAACAGATCGACGTTTTAAACAGACTGATAAACAAATTAGTAGGTTAAGTAAAGAAATCGGTGCTTTGGGGGGGAGATGGGGTCGTTTTGTGGAGAATATGGTAGCTCCTGCCTGTGAAACTATTTTTGCTAGTCGTGGTATTCCCGTTCATCAAGTATCCCAAAGAGTGAAGAAAAAACTGGATCATAAAACTTTGGAAATAGATATTTTAGTGACTAATGAAAATCACGTTTTGGCGGTGGAAATCAAGAGTAGTTTGAGTGTGGAAGATGTCAAAGAATTTATTGAAGATTTGAAAGAATTTAGGGAGTTTTTTCCTGAATACCATCAGAAACAATTGTATGGAGCGGTGGCAGGAATAGAGCTAGAAGGGGGGGCGGATAAATATGCTTATCGTCAAGGTTTGTATGTTCTAACCCAAGCAGGGGAAACCGTAGGCATTGTTAATGGGGATAGTTTTCAGCCCAAGAGTTGGTAA
- a CDS encoding hypothetical protein (PFAM: Protein of unknown function (DUF3082)~KEGG: cyh:Cyan8802_1651 hypothetical protein~SPTR: Putative uncharacterized protein) — MTESEKKDTPVTSNQEASESIDKPITPTRCFTGGAISGLLAIAAYLLTKSVVLTYADVPINFNNPMAARIASTVRTLVMGITTMATFVFVMVTIGLFALGIKLIFQNQTTNPDS; from the coding sequence ATGACTGAATCAGAAAAAAAAGATACCCCAGTTACCAGCAATCAAGAAGCAAGTGAATCCATTGACAAACCCATAACCCCCACCCGTTGTTTTACTGGGGGAGCAATTTCTGGACTATTGGCGATCGCCGCTTATCTACTCACAAAATCTGTAGTTCTAACCTATGCGGATGTCCCGATCAATTTTAATAACCCCATGGCTGCTCGTATCGCTTCCACCGTCAGAACTCTGGTCATGGGTATTACCACCATGGCAACCTTTGTCTTTGTCATGGTAACTATCGGCTTATTCGCCCTTGGCATTAAGTTAATATTTCAAAATCAAACTACTAACCCCGACTCCTAA
- a CDS encoding Protein of unknown function DUF2605 (PFAM: Protein of unknown function (DUF2605)~InterPro IPR019728~KEGG: cyt:cce_4729 hypothetical protein~PFAM: Protein of unknown function DUF2605~SPTR: Putative uncharacterized protein), with amino-acid sequence MQPSQPTEKELLAKVLVPLLEDFQYWFSRSLSLLESERITFLSEQEQNDLIARIKSSQEEVRTASMLFRVTDGQAGVDTKVLMPWHSLVAECWSVARRWRQEKGQN; translated from the coding sequence ATGCAACCATCTCAACCAACAGAAAAAGAGCTACTAGCAAAGGTTCTTGTGCCTTTACTAGAAGATTTCCAATATTGGTTTTCTCGCTCTCTGTCTTTATTAGAATCTGAGAGAATCACCTTTTTATCAGAACAAGAGCAAAACGATTTAATCGCCAGAATAAAAAGTTCTCAGGAAGAAGTAAGAACAGCCTCAATGTTATTTAGAGTAACCGATGGACAGGCTGGAGTCGATACAAAAGTGTTGATGCCTTGGCATAGCCTAGTGGCGGAATGCTGGAGTGTTGCCCGTAGATGGCGCCAAGAAAAAGGACAAAATTAA
- a CDS encoding NAD-dependent epimerase/dehydratase (PFAM: 3-beta hydroxysteroid dehydrogenase/isomerase family~COGs: COG0702 nucleoside-diphosphate-sugar epimerase~InterPro IPR001509~KEGG: cyh:Cyan8802_1942 binding/catalytic/coenzyme-binding protein~PFAM: NAD-dependent epimerase/dehydratase~SPTR: Binding/catalytic/coenzyme-binding protein), whose amino-acid sequence MIKVLVTGATGRTGSLVVKKLQTQTNNFQVIGFGRSPQKITEIFGSTEGFFVGDILNKDDLKKAMEGCQILIILTSATPKMKGIPEEGKRPEFEFPENGMPEIVDWQGQKNQIDVAKAVGVQHIILVGSMGGTNPNHPLNSLGNGNILLWKRKAEQYLIDSGIDYTIIRAGGLLDKPDGRRELLVGKDDYFLTSPPDNVPTSIPRGDVANTVINAIASPHARNKAFDLISKPEHFPHSQITKDWDQLFSKTTSGL is encoded by the coding sequence ATGATTAAAGTTTTAGTAACTGGAGCAACAGGTAGAACAGGCTCTTTAGTAGTTAAAAAATTACAGACCCAAACAAATAACTTTCAAGTCATAGGCTTCGGGCGATCGCCCCAAAAAATTACAGAAATTTTTGGTAGTACAGAAGGTTTTTTTGTAGGAGATATATTGAACAAAGATGACCTAAAAAAAGCCATGGAAGGATGCCAAATTTTAATCATTCTTACCAGTGCTACCCCAAAAATGAAAGGTATTCCAGAAGAAGGAAAACGTCCCGAATTTGAATTTCCCGAAAACGGAATGCCCGAAATAGTCGACTGGCAAGGACAGAAAAATCAAATAGATGTCGCTAAAGCAGTGGGTGTTCAACATATAATTTTAGTCGGTTCCATGGGAGGCACAAACCCTAACCATCCCCTCAACAGTCTGGGCAACGGCAATATTCTTTTATGGAAACGTAAAGCAGAACAATATTTAATTGACTCAGGCATCGACTACACTATCATTAGGGCTGGAGGTTTATTAGATAAACCCGATGGACGCAGAGAATTATTAGTCGGTAAAGACGATTATTTCTTAACTTCTCCCCCTGATAATGTACCTACTTCAATTCCTCGGGGAGATGTGGCAAATACGGTTATTAATGCGATTGCATCACCCCATGCTCGTAACAAAGCCTTTGATTTAATCTCAAAACCAGAGCATTTTCCCCATAGTCAAATAACCAAAGATTGGGATCAATTATTTAGCAAAACTACCTCTGGACTATAA
- a CDS encoding Glutathione S-transferase domain protein (PFAM: Glutathione S-transferase, N-terminal domain; Glutathione S-transferase, C-terminal domain~COGs: COG0625 Glutathione S-transferase~InterPro IPR004045:IPR004046~KEGG: syp:SYNPCC7002_A0118 glutathione S-transferase~PFAM: Glutathione S-transferase domain~SPTR: Glutathione S-transferase) has translation MLELYQFELSQFSEKVRLILDFKGLEYKKVEVTPGIGQLEVFKISGQRQVPVLKDGDTVISDSTEIAMYLDRKYPEKPLIPTDAVARGQCLLMEEWADESLGLKGRKTFLGALNQYQNFRTSFLPSDTPDLLKNIVGSIPGDILGAIGNDMYKDAQRGLKQDLEALCLILQNQPYLVGDEPTLADLTVAALSTIIKFPEVAYYDLPMDVTGKGIPGLADNSAYEPFFEWRDRLYAQYRQPLDNSNRGNGSSNGDDKPTSIEIE, from the coding sequence ATGTTAGAACTATATCAATTTGAATTATCGCAATTTTCCGAAAAAGTACGTTTAATATTAGATTTCAAAGGTTTAGAATATAAAAAAGTTGAGGTCACCCCTGGTATTGGTCAACTAGAGGTTTTCAAAATTTCTGGACAAAGACAAGTGCCTGTTTTAAAAGATGGTGATACAGTAATTAGTGATTCTACAGAAATCGCTATGTATTTGGATCGTAAATATCCTGAAAAACCCCTTATTCCTACTGATGCGGTGGCCAGGGGTCAATGTTTGCTAATGGAAGAATGGGCGGATGAGTCTTTGGGTTTGAAGGGTCGTAAAACTTTTTTAGGTGCTCTTAATCAATATCAAAATTTCCGCACTTCTTTTTTACCTAGTGATACTCCTGATTTATTGAAAAATATTGTGGGTTCTATCCCCGGAGATATTCTTGGTGCCATTGGTAATGATATGTATAAAGATGCCCAAAGGGGTTTAAAACAAGATTTAGAGGCTCTTTGTTTGATTTTACAGAATCAACCTTATTTGGTGGGTGATGAACCTACTTTGGCTGATTTAACAGTGGCTGCCCTTAGTACCATTATTAAATTTCCCGAGGTTGCTTATTATGATCTTCCGATGGATGTTACTGGTAAAGGTATTCCGGGTTTGGCTGATAATAGTGCTTATGAGCCTTTCTTTGAATGGCGCGATCGCCTTTATGCCCAATATCGTCAACCTTTAGACAATTCTAACCGTGGTAATGGTAGTAGTAATGGTGATGATAAACCTACTTCTATCGAAATTGAATAG